The genomic segment CATTCTTCTTTCCCTTGCCGAGCCAGCGGCCGGATGCCAAAGCAGCTGCCTCTGTGACACGAACAAGGTCTAAAGCAAGGTTTCTATGGGCGGCTTCCATCGGGTCTCCTCCAAATATAAGTTGCTGATACACATTACTATAATGTGTGGCGGATTATTAGCTAAGCGCTTGAAACAACAAGACACTTGAAACTGCAAAAATAAAAATGCATCATTGTGCTCACTGGCACGTGATTATCTGCGGTCTATTTACCCCACTAGTCACGCACCATCAAGCATTTACCACGAAATAAAAAAAGGGAGACCGCTATAAAGCGATCTCCCTGACGTATACTATCAACCTACTGTAAATACCAGTAAGGTTTTCGCAGAATATTATTGTTTAGTATCAGTCTTTTTTTCTGGTGCAGTCTCTGGTTTAGCAGAATCTTTTTTTGCTTCTTCCGGCTTAGCTTTTTCAGCAGCAGGCTTTTCTTTTTCAACAGGCTTCGCTGGAGTTTCAAATGTCACAGACTCTTTATCCATAAGCGCTACTACTTCGGCTGTTGCATCTGCACTTTCATCATAGCTAAGTGCCTGTTCAATAGGAATAACCACCGCAACGCCATTTTCTTTGCGATACTGCTCAAGAACTTTCTGGAAAAGATCATTCAACTTGGTCACAACCATCTGCTGCTCAGCCGTCACGCGTTCCTGAATATTAGCAACCTGTGCTTGAATGTCAGTAACGGTGTCTTTGCTCTGTCCCTTGCTCTGCGCAGCCTGTTTCTGCAAGTCTTTAAACTCTTGCTGTACTTCTGCACTCACTTTTTCAAGATATGCCATGCCGTCTTTACCCGGTTTAGAATCTTGAAATACTTTTGCTGGATCAACAACTGCTACCTTTGGAGAAGAACCAGAAGGCATTTCCTGATTACATCCAACGAGCGCCAAACAAAGAACAGCTGCACATACTAAAACAATCTTTTTCATCGAGATCTCCGAAGGTTATTGATACCACATGCTTTTTTCGTATTGAAAACACACCAAGCACTTCGCCTGCAACGGCATAGTAAAAGTAAGGTACCTAGCGTATTTTCCCAAGGATTAATTGCATTTTTGCGGTCAGTTAGAGATATAATAATACGAAGTAGTAAAAAAACGGCTGTTACTTATTCAGCTATCCTGATGCCAGAAGTTCACTTGAATAACTCTGCCACTGGCCGCTTATGAATAGCTTCAACATTCTCTTCTATATAAGTCCCTCGAGGCAAAACGTACTGTACTGTTTTACGCAGGTACTCCAAAGGAATCGTATCTTTCTTCAAAACCATTTGGGCATCCGGTGTAATTACATAATGAGCATCAAAATTAACTGTAATTTTATGCAAACTGCCTTGAGGGGTTACGGTAACTATCAGAGCATCACCCCAATACACGCCCTCTTCAGTCACACGCAAGGAACTATGCATTGCAGGAATTTCTTGTTGCAGCAATTGCCGTATATGTTGCGTACCAAGCGCTGTCACAGCCTCATAATGAAGATTCACTACTTTTTGAGTTTGCACAGAATTTTTTGCAAAAGTCTGCATCGCCCTTACAAAAAATTTTAACACATGCTCATCTTGTCTATTTTCATCTTGTGGCCAGAATACTACGCCGTATAATTTATCATAAATCTTCCGCTGTGCTGTGGAGACAGCTTCTACAGCCATATCATTCACAATGCAACGTACTTCAAATCTTTTTTTGTCTTTATCATGTTTATACTGAACATTAAAAATATACGTAGTACTAGTAGAATCCAGCACCTTGCCATTTTCATACAAATATTGATTCAACGTAACCGCAGCACTGTTATCACCAGCCCAAGTCGGCTTAAGCTCACTAAATATCGAATAAGTTTTATATTTCGAAACACTGTTATCTTTTGCATAGTGCGCTACCATGGTAGTAGAAAATGCTTTTTTCAACGCATCCTTTGTAACAAAAGAGCCATCGTGAAACGTATCTGGTGCATAAAAAACTGTTTTTGGCACTGCTACAGTAATCGGTCTGCATGTAATCTTCTCTTGGGCAGCACTGGCAGCAAAAGATAATGATTGTAAGCAACACCATGTAACTACAAAAAAAAGCACGCCTATACTATTTTTCTTCATGGATATCCCCATAATTGCTGCAAGGCAGCACGTATATTACGAAAGAGTTAAGTAATGTTTTATAAGGGACAAAATACGCGATTCTACATCAGCATCACCATAGGCAGTACTTTTAAGCCCTACATATTGTGGCAAATCAACATCCCATAAAAAGGTCACAGCATTAGCTGAATCAACCATACACACAAGCTGCTTATCTCCTAAGAACACACCACTATTGGTAATAACAGCATTCGTATTTTGTTCACGCATATATGCAGCAAATAATTTTCTAATCAATCGAGGGTCACCATCAAGAGTTATAAAAAACCTGTTCTTAACGGTTGTTGAGTGATGAATGGCTGTCTTATTGTAATCAACCAAATCTTGTGCGGTGGAAGATACAGCATCAGCGATGTCTATATCTTGACTAGCCACTGCGCCCCATGCACGAGAGTGCTCACATTCTGTAACACCTTCACCCCCAGAGCTCGCTAGCTCGCAACATTCCGGCATTATCTTTTCTACAACCAATTGGTTGGGAATGAGCCGCACAACATATTCTTTTTCCGACACATCGTGATTAATTTGTACTTTTACGGTGTAAGTACGCACCAATGATCGTACTTCCTCAGAATTTTTTCGTATCGATTTCTTCTTCTGAATTTGTAAGACGTCATTGCCCACCCATTCCAGCTGCGAAAACGTAAACACAAAAAACTCTTCTTTTGTCTCTACGCTATTTTGATTATTCAACGCTGCTTCAAGACAGTTACGTATCGCATCCTTAATATGAGCTTCTGTAACGGGCTTCTCGTCTATAAAAACATCTGCAAATTGTACTACAAAAATCTGCGAAGGAGCTTTCGAAACAACAGCTGCTGTATGAGTTTCCAATGGAACTTGATGATGAACTCCACTGCACCCTGTCCACAAAAATAAGCATACGAGTAAAAGTACTCTGAAGATATTCCGCATATGTTCCTCTAAAAAATGTAGCATGTATTAGGCGAGTAATCTGACCACCATAAAAAGAATCAGGCGTCAACATCTTGCACTTATTGCACAATACATTCACACCTGTTTACAAAGCAAAAGGGTGAAGCATCCACTTCACCCTTTTGTTATATGCAACCAATTGTATTCGGAGCTAAAATTCTATCGACACCGAGCGTAACAGAAAAAGACGATAGTCATTTGCATCTCCAGCGTCAATTAACGGCTAATCCGCTAAAAAACGTGCAACCTCATGATTCATTGTTTCAAAATCCTTAGGCTTTACCCAGATAATTTCTTTATCTTTTCTGAACCATGTCAATTGTCGCTTTGCGTAAGCACGGGTATTTTTGAGCCACAATTTTTTACAATCTTCCAAAGACATCGCGCCCGTTATATACTGATACAGTTCTGCACAGCCAATACCTGACCATCCGAAAGAATCCGGATCATCATTTTTCTTGAGTGCTTCGCGAGCCTCTTCAATGGCTCCAGCTTCAATCATGAGGTCAATGCGTTTACCAAGTAGCGGAGTCAATTCATCGAGGCTGACATCAATACCCAACCTCACTCCTCGGAACGGGGTCGGCGTCATAGGCTGAGAATGCCACCAAGTAAACGTCTTACCTGTAGCTCTGTACACAGCAAGCGCACGGCAAATTCGCTGACTATCATTAAAGTGAATTTTCGCAGCATAGTCAGGATCAATTGCCTTCAAATCTTCATGCATCGGCGCAGATCCACGTTCCGCCATTTCTGCTTCGGCAACATCTGTATACGCCTGATCGATTCTTGGAATCTGTGCCAGACCTTCTAACAAAGCTTTTAAATAGAAACCAGTGCCACCTACCAGCATCGGCAACAAGCCTTCTGCACGCGTTTGATGGATTGCATCTGTAGCCATATCCATAAATTTGCCCACATCAATTTTATCTTCGGTTCGCAAAAAACCATAAAGCTTATGTGGACAGAACTGCTGTTCCTCTGCTGTAGGCTGTGCAGTAATTATGGGAAAGTCTTGATACACCTGACGGGAATCTAAATTAATAACACCGCCATTAAAGGTACGGCAAAGATTGAAGGATGCAGCAGTTTTTCCTGCACCGGTAGGTCCAACCAGACAGACGATAGGAATTTTTTTCGACATATATTTAGTTCAACGGGTATGGATACCCATATTTTTCACGCAGCTTGCGATATACATTATTCGGCACAAGCCCCTTTATATCGCCACCCAGCTTACCGGCTGCTTTGACAATAGTAGAACTGATGTACAGCCACTGATAATCTGTCATTAAGAACACAGTTTGAATATGTTTTTTGAGCTTACGGTTCATCAATGCAAGCTGAAATTCATATTCAAAATCTGAAACAGCACGCAGTCCGCGCAAGACAACATGCGCCCCGCGGCGTTCTGCATATTCCACAAGCAAGCCCGAGAAAGGCTCTACTGTAACCTGCGGGATATCTTTAAAGACTTCTTCTGCCATTGCCACACGTTCAGTAATTGTAAACAACGGTGACTTAGGAGTATCGTTAGCCACCGCAACAATTACATGATCAAAAATTTCGCAACCACGTTTAATAAGACTCACATGCCCCATGGTCATAGGATCAAATGTGCCCGGATAAACGGCTACTCGCTCTCCTCTGTTGTCCATAGCAGAATCCTTGTCTGTCCATATGCTCTATTAGCAATAAGTTCGAGTTCAGCATGATCTGCTTCAGGTGGTAAAGCGAGTTTAGACTCAACCTCAGCGCAGATAATACCGCCCTCTGCCAACCAGCCGTTTCTAAGCACAGCTTTCATAGCAGGAGTTAAAAAATTCTTTCCATACGGAGGATCAATAAAAATCACATCAAACGGCTCTGCTGCCCTGCGTGAAATTATTTTAAACAAATCTTCTGCCATTACACGGTATCGATCATGTGGAATTTTTATTTTTTCCGCATTTTCAGTAATCAATTTTGCAGCAGTTTTGTTCATTTCAACAAGCCATGCCTGCTCCGCACCACGGCTCAATGCTTCAAAAGCCAAAGAGCCACTACCAGCGAATAAATCCAAAACACGGCACTCAGGCCAATACACTCCGCGCGCTTCAAGCATGGAAAATACCGCCTGACGCACCTTGGATGTTGCCGGACGATACCCCGGAGCACTGGTTGTTTTGAGTACGCGACCGCGGTACTCACCTGCAATAATGCGCATAACTACATAATATCCTTACACTACCCTAAAATCTTAGCAGAAGGGTATATTTACTTTTTCTTTCTTGCCATACTATAACCAACAATTGCTAACCGATACAGAAACAATTGCTAACCGATACAGAAACAATTGCGCGTATTCACGTAGACTACACGTTGCGAAACCAATTTCCAAGTCTGATGAATAACAATTCTCCAGAGCTAGTTACGGAGCGACTATGAGCACAGCTAAACAATATGTAATTGATTCTTTGTCCACGCAAGAATCATGGCGACTTTTCCGCATTATGTCTGAAATTGTAGACGGAATTGAAAACTTAAGCGACATAACAAACTGCGTATCCATTTTTGGCTCTGCACGTACCCCGTCAGACCACCCTATGTATCAGGAAGCCGAAGAAATTGCACGGCTCCTTTGCGAGGCAGGTTACGGCGTTATCACCGGTGGCGGACCGGGGATTATGGAAGCTGGCAACAAAGGCGCACAAGAGGCAAATGGTACCTCTGTCGGACTGTGCATCCAGTTGCCAATGGAACAGGGCTCCAATCCATTTATAGATGTTCAATGTAATTTCAAGTACTTTTTTGTGCGCAAACTCATGTTCATTAAATATGCTCTGGCGTACGTGGTCATGCCGGGTGGTTTTGGAACATTGGATGAGCTGACAGAAGCATTTGTTCTGCGGCAGACGAACAAAATCAAACCATTCCCGATTATTTTGTACAAAAGCGAATTCTGGAACGGATTATTAGACTGGACACGCGACCAAATGGTTGCTGCTGGCTATATCGGCGAAGACGAGCTAGATGCAATGGTTGTGCTAGATTCTCCTGAAGAGGTTGTTCAATACATCATGGATCATTCTCCAAGTCTCCAAGGGTAACGCATGACAACCAAACGCGAATTAGAACACTGCTACGCTACGCTGACAGCCCTGCCTGAAGGTTGGTCAAGCTGGGATGACTTAATGCACATAGCGATGGAAGAAGCTCAAAAAGCCAAAGCCATAGGTGAAGTGCCAGTGGGAGCTTTGCTGGTTGCCCCCGATGGAACTATCGTCGCCAAAGCATATAATAGAACAATCACCGACCATGACCCGACTGCGCATGCAGAAATTCTTGCACTTCGCGCAGCAGGCAAGCAGCTTAAAAATTATCGCACAGAAGATTTAGTCTTAGTTGTAACGCTTGAGCCTTGTCTCATGTGCAGTGGAGCGTTAGTCCACGCCCGCATTCGAGGAGTAGTGTACGGTGCTCCAGACCATAAAACAGGAGCACTCGATTCGCAGTTAAACAGCTTTGATCTACCGCTACACAACCACGCAATCTGGCACCGTTCCGGCGTGTTACAAAAAGAATGTAGCAACATGCTTTCTGCTTTTTTCAAAAAACGCAGAAAAGAAATCAAAGCGGCCAAACAAACCCAAGCGGCAAGCAGCAATAATTAAACACAATTATTATCGCCAACATCTTGCAATACTGAATAAAATCACATAAACAACATTCACGGAGAGGTAGCGAAGTCCGGCTGTAACGCACACGACTCGAAATCGTGCTTAGGTCTCAAAGCCTAACGAGGGTTCGAATCCCTCTCTCTCCGCCAGAAGATTGCTAAATAAAAGGACTTCTCTTTAAAAAGAGAAGTCCTTTTTTCGTATAAATTTGGTTCGAATAAGTTTTGCGGTTCGATTTGTGGTTCGATTTTGCAAAAAACTTTTTATTCTCTTCCCTTCTTCACCTGCTCCGGCGGTGTTCCCCAATCTATGACTTTCGGAAAGCCCTTTTGGTGATTTATGTTCCGCAAGAACGTGCGGTATGCCCGCCATTCTTGTTGGTTTTCAACAGTTAATGGCGAATCGTTGCCGATTGTCCAGTCGCATTCCAACAGGAGCTGTTTACAGCGGGCTTGAGCGCGGCGAGTGAGTTCGGCGGAGTATGCAGGTTCGGGGATGGGACGCAACTCCTGTTGTTCAATAAAACCGTCCTCATGCTGAACCAGCCCTACAGTGTGCGCCATATGCAATGAATCTGTAGGAATAGCAGCAGTAGCATATACAGGGGTCAAATCCGAATAAAACGCCGCACGGCGTAGGCTCACAGGCTCCCCGTCAGTTTTCACATAATATAAAATGTTCATATCAGCCCTTTATATATATGTCCGAGAAATTGATAACGGATTATCTACAACAGTAAAACCTAAGTTTGCATTTTCAAGCGGAGTTTTTGAAAGCGAGATTGAAGGGATTGACGAAAATTCAGATGAACTAGACTCAGATTTAGAATTTGTTCTATCAAGCATAGACAGCTCAGATAGTTGTATTTCTGTTAAATAGAAATTTTCAGCACTGACGTTCCGCAACGAACCTGTGGCTTCAACGCTAAAAATATGACGAGCTGACCATGTATACCCTGCTTGATACCCAATTTCGAGTAAAATACCTGTTTCATGCCCTGCCACATTCTCTATCGCACGCCCCTTAGATGTTGTAAATGCTCGAAGCAGCGTACCTGCTAAGTCAAACTCTAGTAGATATGACGGAGAACTATTAAACACCACATAAACTTTATTTCGCACAACATAGACGCTAGTGTAAGATTCTTGAGCCGCATAAAATTTATCTATTCCTGCAAACGCAAATGTTAACAGCTTAATAGTTCGCCCACTTGATGCGTCAAACATCGCAAAAACAACTTCATGTTCGTCATCTGACTCTACACCTCCTGCACAATATACCGTAGAAGGAGTACTACAGACACCGCCAAAACGGACAGCGTTTGAATCAATAAACACATCTTTTGCATTCCGATATGCACCATGCTGATTTGTCATAGCAATTGTAACTCGCGAACTCGGCGCAGCGCCGCCGCTAGTTGATGTGTGTATAATATAGCCCTGTTGCTTGAAAATATACGGAAGAACTGCATGCGATATATACTCACCGGTAACTTTATTAACTCTATAAATTGCAGGAAACCAATAGTCATCACTTCGTCTTATAGCTCCTTTAATATAAAGATATCCTCCCGTTACCCACGCTCTTTGCGCCGATAGCCTACTCTTTTTCAACCAGTTCATCGTCTTTTTTATTGTGTTAAAACTAAAGAGATAGTGAACTTTTGATGATGACTTATATCCCTCACAAATCAAATTATCCCCATCTGCACAGCTTGCAGAAATTCGAAAATCATTATCCCCTGAACCTGTTGTAAAATCCAAACAAAACGTAGGGTCGCCTGTATGAACATCGAATCCATACAACTTTCTGTCTATTGAATCAGATTGTACGTACCCCCAACACAGTAGACTTGATTTTATCGAGTAAACACCATTAAAGACATTGGGAGTACCACCTAGCGCAGGAGCAGACATAACAAATGATGACTTCTCATTCGTCTTAAAATTAACCGTAGACCAACCTGACCAGCCGCGAACCTTATCGTACACGCGGACTTCGAGCACAAAATCTTTCAAGCGCTCCAAAAACGGCAACTTTTCATCAAGCAGGTTTGTGGTGATTGTTTTGTGTACAATTTCAGTGTCACCAAACTTGACGCGATACTCTGTTTTCGTATGTTGTGCAGGCTGGCTAGGGTCTACAACAATGGGCTTTAAACGCATCCGCATGGTTGCACCTGAGTAGGCTTGACCTTCCAACGGTTCCAAAGTTTCCGGTGGCGCAACAAACTGCAACACATCGCCTGTAACGACCTTCAGCGGTGCAGCAACGCGGGACACAGCACCCTTGTTGCTTTTCTGTTCACAAAACGGATAGTACGTTGTGTTTGTGTTTAGGTAATGAAGATGCAACTCATGAGAAAGCCCGTTGTTTTCATCCGTGACAACTTCTGTATGACGGGGATACACAACATCGGTTCCTTCTGGGTCTGAACACATCCAGAAGGTTGTGGCGGCTAACGTATCAGCAGAGTACGCCATGCGTGCAGGATGCACTTTCAAGCTGCCACCATTGATGGTTGCGCCATATGCTGGCGAAGCCCACTCCGGTGGTGCAACTTGGCAAACATCAGTGTTCGGCACTAGTCCGGCAGCGGTTTCTAAAATTGCTGTGCTTTCTCTGGTAATGCGTAAAACCTGCGCGTCTCCTTCATCATGAACCCGCGTAAACTCTTCATTCCCCGCTGCGTGAACACGTTCCTTCTCAACAAGCGCTGCCTGATGCGCCACCTCTGCCTGCCGTGCAGATTCTTTTGCTTTTGTTGCAGAAGCAGCGGCAGCCGTGGCAGAACCTCGTGCATCGCCGGTCGCAGCGTTCACATTACGCAAAATGTCTACGATGTTAAGCACAATCCCTTTGTCTGTACCCGCCGGATACGTAACAGCGCGATCTGCCCGTTCTGCAAGCTGCTGAATCATCATAACGATTCTATCCAGCGCGCGGTTCAACGCACCTTCAGGGAGAATACCATTCGATGGAATCTCTAAAAGCTGCACAAAATCAATCAAACGCAGCACCGTTACGCGGGTTCCACTTGCCGGAGCGTTCGTAAGCTTCACCTTGCCGCCGGAAGCATTGCCAGCACCAGTAACGGTGTAATCTGTGTTCAGCGTTTTACGTATTGTGTCATACAAAACAACAAGATCGGCAGCATCATAGAACACAAAGGGAACCTGAATATCACCGCCGGAGTACAACACCGTCACCGCGTTTTTGTTTGTCTCTAACATACTGCCCCTCTATTGATGTTGTGGAATTGCATAATTAAAAATAGTGCCTTCACCCTCTTCACGCTGCTCCATCCCTTTTTTGAATCTACGAGCAACCTGTGACACCGGAATTTTTGTTGCGTATGACCCCAAATGAAACAACGACCACAGCATACGCTCGGTTTGTTTTTCGTCCGGATTTTCAAAAAAGTCCCAGCCTGTCCGCAAGGCGCGTTGAGCAAGAACTAACCCTGTCCCTGCTGGCATTCTGTCCGCATCAAACGCAGAGAAAACTGACGAAACTAACGGGATGCCTGCAAACTGGTACATGGCAACGCCAGCTCCCATGTCCAGCATAAACTCAACTACCTGTTCATCGTCGTCAAGATCCGGCGCATCGCCCCACAACAGAGCAAAGGCAAGCTGCATAGCGATAGGTGGAAAAATTTGATCGTACAGAACATACTTTGCGTACTCCACCTTGCTCATCTTTCCATCTCTCATGGCTCGGTAATGATGTCGCTGCCGCGCACCGAAGGTTCGCACAGTGAATGTCTGAAACATGGAGAGCATACGCATAGCGCCCTTGTGTCGCTGCCACATGGTTTGATCGATAGCTTGAGAGGATGGCTGAGATTTGCGGATGATATCATCGGCAAATAAAACAGCTTCTTCTGGACTCTTGCCTCGTCGCATGGCTTTTTCATATGCAGAAACCCAGAGCACGTATGTTGTTGCCATGTCCGCCATACGGATAGGCCAGAAACCGAGATCAACAGCGTCCTGATGACTCAACTCTTTACCGAACACCTCAATCGTTCGTACATCCATGCGAAATTTATTCGCCATGTCGGACAATTCCCTGTCCATCGATGTAGAACGGTCTCGCATGTACGGTGAAACTTCATGAATCCACTGCATCTGTTTGCGCGGGCTATGCGACATGACCGTTTTCAATCCCTTGCAGAACTCCTTCATGCCGATGTCATGCACGCCACCGGGCAGAGAAAATATCTGCTTTGCAGCTACACCAAGATTCCAGCCTAAAATAAACGGCGTTGCAGCAGTTCGCAGATTTTCCCCAACACGCTGCCAAACATCCCGCACGGGCTGTTCAGGTCTGGCAATAGCTTTTAGGTGTCCACGCACAGCGTTGTAGGCTGCTTCACCCATCACTTCTTTAAAAGCTTTTTCCCACTTTTGATGCTTGGTAACTCTGTCGGCAAAACGTAGCGCTTCAGCGTGTGTCATGTAGTGAATGGTTTCGTACATGTGTTCAACAGCTACGTTAACAGACAGCTTTAACGGAAAGCCCGGAGCTTTGTTTTTACGTCCCTGCGTAAAACCGGAGCGTGCAGCCGGTGTCTGGTTAATCGCTTCGGAACGGGACATCAGTTCGTCCAGTTCTGTGTACTGCTTTACAAAATGCGTTTGCGGCAGCGTGTTGTCATAAATTGCAGGAAAATATCCGCCTGCATATTTTTTCACAACACCACCGCGCTCGATGCCGAAAGGCTGCGCTTCTATCTTGGTCATGTGAAAACCGTTCATTGTTTTGTGAACAGCATCAAGTTCAGGATACAAGCTGTCGATGGCATCCCAGATTTCTTGGATTGCATCCCAATCTTTATGATTAAACATGCTTTTCAAATACGCGAGGGTCTGCCCCTCTTTTAGCTCAGGATATC from the Halodesulfovibrio sp. genome contains:
- a CDS encoding phage tail assembly chaperone, producing MNILYYVKTDGEPVSLRRAAFYSDLTPVYATAAIPTDSLHMAHTVGLVQHEDGFIEQQELRPIPEPAYSAELTRRAQARCKQLLLECDWTIGNDSPLTVENQQEWRAYRTFLRNINHQKGFPKVIDWGTPPEQVKKGRE
- the rsmD gene encoding 16S rRNA (guanine(966)-N(2))-methyltransferase RsmD; this encodes MRIIAGEYRGRVLKTTSAPGYRPATSKVRQAVFSMLEARGVYWPECRVLDLFAGSGSLAFEALSRGAEQAWLVEMNKTAAKLITENAEKIKIPHDRYRVMAEDLFKIISRRAAEPFDVIFIDPPYGKNFLTPAMKAVLRNGWLAEGGIICAEVESKLALPPEADHAELELIANRAYGQTRILLWTTEESE
- the tadA gene encoding tRNA adenosine(34) deaminase TadA codes for the protein MTTKRELEHCYATLTALPEGWSSWDDLMHIAMEEAQKAKAIGEVPVGALLVAPDGTIVAKAYNRTITDHDPTAHAEILALRAAGKQLKNYRTEDLVLVVTLEPCLMCSGALVHARIRGVVYGAPDHKTGALDSQLNSFDLPLHNHAIWHRSGVLQKECSNMLSAFFKKRRKEIKAAKQTQAASSNN
- a CDS encoding TIGR00730 family Rossman fold protein, giving the protein MSTAKQYVIDSLSTQESWRLFRIMSEIVDGIENLSDITNCVSIFGSARTPSDHPMYQEAEEIARLLCEAGYGVITGGGPGIMEAGNKGAQEANGTSVGLCIQLPMEQGSNPFIDVQCNFKYFFVRKLMFIKYALAYVVMPGGFGTLDELTEAFVLRQTNKIKPFPIILYKSEFWNGLLDWTRDQMVAAGYIGEDELDAMVVLDSPEEVVQYIMDHSPSLQG
- a CDS encoding OmpH family outer membrane protein; this translates as MKKIVLVCAAVLCLALVGCNQEMPSGSSPKVAVVDPAKVFQDSKPGKDGMAYLEKVSAEVQQEFKDLQKQAAQSKGQSKDTVTDIQAQVANIQERVTAEQQMVVTKLNDLFQKVLEQYRKENGVAVVIPIEQALSYDESADATAEVVALMDKESVTFETPAKPVEKEKPAAEKAKPEEAKKDSAKPETAPEKKTDTKQ
- the miaA gene encoding tRNA (adenosine(37)-N6)-dimethylallyltransferase MiaA; this translates as MSKKIPIVCLVGPTGAGKTAASFNLCRTFNGGVINLDSRQVYQDFPIITAQPTAEEQQFCPHKLYGFLRTEDKIDVGKFMDMATDAIHQTRAEGLLPMLVGGTGFYLKALLEGLAQIPRIDQAYTDVAEAEMAERGSAPMHEDLKAIDPDYAAKIHFNDSQRICRALAVYRATGKTFTWWHSQPMTPTPFRGVRLGIDVSLDELTPLLGKRIDLMIEAGAIEEAREALKKNDDPDSFGWSGIGCAELYQYITGAMSLEDCKKLWLKNTRAYAKRQLTWFRKDKEIIWVKPKDFETMNHEVARFLAD
- the coaD gene encoding pantetheine-phosphate adenylyltransferase, coding for MDNRGERVAVYPGTFDPMTMGHVSLIKRGCEIFDHVIVAVANDTPKSPLFTITERVAMAEEVFKDIPQVTVEPFSGLLVEYAERRGAHVVLRGLRAVSDFEYEFQLALMNRKLKKHIQTVFLMTDYQWLYISSTIVKAAGKLGGDIKGLVPNNVYRKLREKYGYPYPLN